Proteins encoded in a region of the Zea mays cultivar B73 chromosome 2, Zm-B73-REFERENCE-NAM-5.0, whole genome shotgun sequence genome:
- the LOC542584 gene encoding actin-depolymerizing factor 2 isoform X1 produces the protein MQANSSSGLAVSDECKVKFRDLKARRSFRFIVFRIDDKDMEIKVDRLGEPNQGYGDFTDSLPADECRYAIYDLDFTTVENCQKSKIFFFSWSPDTARTRSKMLYASSKDRFRRELDGIQCEIQATDPSEMSLDIVKSRTN, from the exons ATGCAGGCGAACTCGTCGTCCGGCCTGGCGGTGAGCGACGAGTGCAAGGTGAAGTTCCGGGATCTGAAGGCGCGGCGGAGCTTCCGGTTCATCGTGTTCAGGATCGACGACAAGGACATGGAGATCAAGGTGGACCGCCTCGGCGAGCCGAACCAGGGCTACGGCGACTTCACCGACAGCCTCCCCGCCGACGAGTGCCGCTACGCCATCTACGAcctcgacttcaccaccgtcgagAACTGCCAGAAGAgcaagatcttcttcttctcctg GTCCCCTGATACTGCACGCACCCGGAGCAAGATGCTGTACGCCAGCTCcaaggacaggttcaggagggagcTGGACGGCATCCAGTGCGAGATCCAGGCCACCGACCCCAGCGAGATGAGCCTCGACATCGTCAAGAGCCGGACCAACTGA
- the LOC542584 gene encoding actin-depolymerizing factor 2 encodes MANSSSGLAVSDECKVKFRDLKARRSFRFIVFRIDDKDMEIKVDRLGEPNQGYGDFTDSLPADECRYAIYDLDFTTVENCQKSKIFFFSWSPDTARTRSKMLYASSKDRFRRELDGIQCEIQATDPSEMSLDIVKSRTN; translated from the exons ATG GCGAACTCGTCGTCCGGCCTGGCGGTGAGCGACGAGTGCAAGGTGAAGTTCCGGGATCTGAAGGCGCGGCGGAGCTTCCGGTTCATCGTGTTCAGGATCGACGACAAGGACATGGAGATCAAGGTGGACCGCCTCGGCGAGCCGAACCAGGGCTACGGCGACTTCACCGACAGCCTCCCCGCCGACGAGTGCCGCTACGCCATCTACGAcctcgacttcaccaccgtcgagAACTGCCAGAAGAgcaagatcttcttcttctcctg GTCCCCTGATACTGCACGCACCCGGAGCAAGATGCTGTACGCCAGCTCcaaggacaggttcaggagggagcTGGACGGCATCCAGTGCGAGATCCAGGCCACCGACCCCAGCGAGATGAGCCTCGACATCGTCAAGAGCCGGACCAACTGA